In Polyangiaceae bacterium, a genomic segment contains:
- the groES gene encoding co-chaperone GroES: MKIRPLQDRVIVKRVKEEEKTKGGIIIPDSAKEKPIEGEVIAVGNGKVNEDGSVRKLDVKQGDRVLFGKYAGTEVKIEGEEHLILREDDILGVIEK; encoded by the coding sequence ATGAAGATCCGACCGTTGCAGGACCGCGTGATCGTGAAGCGCGTGAAGGAAGAAGAGAAGACCAAGGGCGGGATCATCATCCCGGACTCCGCCAAGGAGAAGCCCATCGAGGGCGAGGTCATCGCCGTGGGCAACGGCAAGGTCAACGAGGACGGCAGCGTTCGCAAGCTGGACGTCAAGCAGGGCGACCGGGTGCTGTTCGGCAAGTACGCCGGCACCGAGGTGAAGATCGAGGGCGAAGAGCACCTCATTCTGCGCGAGGACGACATCCTCGGCGTCATCGAGAAGTGA
- a CDS encoding HDOD domain-containing protein — protein MTHKHVLVVGSSSEMVGRLETVLASSKQAWHVLQADSVETARARLESVPVEVVVADIESPQLDGTAFLGQVKDSTPSVARIGLVRSGAKEGPRSISAVQQIIGFGSTDDQLREAIERTFCLQEVFAHSELQDVIGRLDRLPSVPTIYLQLTDLMSKSNAGMAEVAQIIQSDPAMTVKVLQLANSAFFGTVRKMSSIQEAVSYLGLDMLRGLVLSAHVFTAFRKDRPGGFSLEAFQGFALRSGLLAKRFLAPRGKGDEAFTAGLLHDIGQMVIAVAKPEESNEVLRRAAEDGTPVIEVESELLGTTHAAVGAYLLGMWGLPFSILEAVAYHHSPGSVRGEDRGVLCAVHAADALIGIVTCGDPEESLDVQFLKDAGFGDELPKWRRMVEKLVDAA, from the coding sequence ATGACTCACAAGCATGTTTTGGTGGTTGGCAGCTCGTCCGAAATGGTCGGGCGTCTGGAAACCGTCCTCGCCTCGAGCAAGCAGGCCTGGCACGTGTTGCAGGCAGATTCTGTCGAAACGGCGCGGGCACGCCTCGAGTCGGTCCCGGTGGAAGTCGTCGTTGCGGACATCGAATCACCACAGCTGGACGGCACTGCATTCCTGGGCCAGGTGAAGGACTCGACGCCGAGCGTGGCGCGCATCGGCCTGGTGCGGAGCGGCGCGAAAGAGGGCCCACGGTCGATCTCGGCGGTTCAACAGATCATTGGCTTCGGCTCGACGGACGACCAGCTACGGGAGGCGATCGAGCGCACCTTCTGCCTGCAAGAGGTGTTCGCGCATTCGGAGCTCCAGGACGTGATCGGGCGCTTGGACCGCCTCCCGTCCGTCCCCACCATCTACCTGCAGTTGACGGACCTGATGTCCAAGTCGAACGCCGGCATGGCGGAGGTCGCGCAGATCATCCAGAGCGACCCGGCGATGACGGTGAAGGTGCTCCAGCTGGCCAACTCCGCGTTCTTCGGCACCGTCCGCAAGATGAGTTCGATTCAGGAAGCCGTGAGCTACCTGGGTCTGGACATGCTGCGCGGTTTGGTGTTGAGCGCCCACGTGTTCACGGCATTTCGCAAGGACCGGCCCGGTGGCTTCTCCTTGGAAGCCTTCCAGGGCTTCGCCTTGCGCAGCGGACTCCTCGCCAAGCGCTTCCTGGCGCCCCGCGGAAAGGGCGACGAAGCGTTCACCGCAGGGCTCCTGCACGACATCGGCCAGATGGTGATCGCGGTGGCCAAACCCGAAGAGTCGAACGAGGTGCTGCGTCGCGCTGCGGAAGACGGCACTCCGGTCATCGAGGTGGAGAGCGAGCTCCTGGGCACGACGCACGCGGCGGTGGGGGCCTATCTGTTGGGCATGTGGGGACTACCGTTCTCGATCCTGGAAGCGGTGGCGTACCATCACTCTCCGGGCTCGGTTCGAGGCGAGGACCGTGGCGTGCTGTGCGCGGTTCACGCCGCGGACGCCCTCATCGGCATCGTGACCTGCGGGGATCCCGAAGAAAGCCTGGACGTCCAGTTCCTGAAGGACGCAGGCTTCGGAGACGAGCTCCCGAAGTGGCGCCGAATGGTGGAAAAGCTGGTGGACGCGGCCTGA
- a CDS encoding pyridoxal phosphate-dependent aminotransferase gives MHPSAFRTVPRTGVIYVMAEAGRHGYRQSDPAWSNLGQGMPEAGALPGAPPRVESVSIDVEDQEYAPVAGLWELREAVADLYNDLFRRGMPSQYSAENVAIAGGGRVSIMRACAAIGPVNLGHFLPDYTAYEELLDVFRRFTPIPISLDPERGYEFTEQELRREILGRGLGAVLLSNPCNPTGKLVRGERLAGWVGAARELDCTLLVDEFYSHYIWDEQPAIVSAAEYVEDVDKDPVVLFDGLTKNWRYPGWRTTWIVGPKKVIDAAASAGSFLDGGGTRPLQRAAVQVVRAEHARAENAAIHRVFGEKRQRLLSGLREMGVKLDIEPEGTFYVWGDLSELPHSLRLCDDFFRAALERKVIVVPGKFFDVDPGQRRHGRPSRFRHHVRFSFGPSLPSIERALGELKEMVNDAR, from the coding sequence ATGCACCCCAGCGCCTTCCGCACCGTGCCCCGCACCGGCGTCATCTACGTCATGGCCGAGGCGGGCCGGCACGGCTACCGGCAGAGCGACCCGGCCTGGAGCAACTTGGGGCAAGGCATGCCCGAGGCAGGAGCGTTGCCCGGAGCGCCCCCTCGGGTGGAGAGCGTGAGCATCGACGTCGAGGATCAGGAGTACGCACCGGTCGCGGGCCTGTGGGAGCTCCGGGAGGCCGTGGCCGACCTCTACAACGACCTGTTTCGTCGCGGGATGCCGTCGCAGTACAGCGCGGAGAACGTGGCCATCGCCGGTGGTGGGCGGGTGTCCATCATGCGCGCCTGCGCGGCCATCGGTCCCGTGAACTTGGGGCACTTCTTGCCGGACTACACGGCGTACGAAGAGCTCTTGGACGTGTTCCGTCGCTTCACCCCCATCCCCATCTCGCTGGATCCGGAGCGTGGCTACGAGTTCACGGAGCAGGAGCTGCGGCGCGAGATCTTGGGTCGCGGCCTGGGCGCCGTGTTGCTCTCGAATCCATGCAACCCCACCGGCAAGCTGGTGCGCGGAGAGCGGCTCGCGGGTTGGGTCGGCGCTGCGCGGGAGCTCGACTGCACCCTGCTGGTGGACGAGTTCTACTCGCACTACATCTGGGACGAGCAGCCCGCGATCGTGAGCGCGGCGGAGTACGTGGAAGACGTGGACAAGGATCCCGTCGTGCTGTTCGACGGCCTCACCAAGAACTGGCGTTACCCGGGCTGGCGGACCACCTGGATCGTCGGCCCCAAGAAGGTGATCGACGCGGCGGCCAGCGCCGGCTCGTTCCTGGATGGGGGCGGCACGCGGCCGCTGCAACGCGCAGCGGTGCAGGTGGTACGCGCCGAGCATGCGCGCGCGGAGAACGCCGCGATTCATCGCGTGTTCGGAGAGAAGCGCCAGCGGCTGCTCTCGGGCCTGCGCGAGATGGGCGTCAAGCTCGACATCGAGCCCGAAGGGACGTTCTACGTGTGGGGCGACCTCTCCGAGCTGCCGCATTCTCTCCGTCTGTGCGACGACTTCTTCCGCGCCGCCCTGGAGCGAAAGGTGATCGTGGTGCCCGGTAAGTTCTTCGACGTGGACCCCGGACAGCGCCGCCACGGCCGCCCATCGCGCTTCCGGCACCACGTGCGTTTCTCCTTCGGACCTTCACTGCCGTCCATCGAGCGCGCTCTGGGCGAGCTCAAAGAGATGGTGAACGACGCGCGGTGA
- a CDS encoding acetate/propionate family kinase, with protein sequence MHVLVINSGSSSVKYQVIDPDQAKVLVHDKVERVGEALTHEQALAQVFERVKQHDIAAVGHRVVHGGDKFFDAVVIDDDVVAQIEACITLAPLHNPPNLAGIRAARAALPGVPQVAVFDTAFHARMPRRARTYAIDPDVAERHGVRRYGFHGTSHAYVAELAAKHLARPLNELRLVTLHLGNGASACAVELGHSTETSMGMTPLEGLVMGTRSGDLDPGVVLALLRSGELDVDGVDHLLNRQSGLAGLSKVGNDLRDIEKRAAEGDDHCRLAISVFAHRVRKYVGAYAAAMGGLDAVVFTGGIGENSVSMRQRILQRLEFLGLLLDDDANADAKVSAEAPVARISSDVSRVKTLVVKTNEELSIAQQTANIVRNKTKVENPGPIPIAISARHIHLDADTFGKLFGADREPTKLRDISQPGQYACEEKVNLVGPRNRIDGVRLLGPLRSKNQVEISRTDEFLLGVDAPIRDSGKVAGSAPIIVEGPAGTVNLGEGLICAKRHIHMTPDDANHFGVQDGDEVEVAIDGGPRDLVFGDVLVRVSPKYKLEMHIDTDEANAAELNKGAEGALIYTNVGGASAQLRRRRAPREE encoded by the coding sequence ATGCACGTTCTCGTCATCAATTCCGGATCCTCCAGCGTGAAGTACCAGGTCATCGATCCGGACCAGGCGAAGGTGCTGGTGCACGACAAGGTGGAGCGCGTGGGAGAGGCGCTCACTCACGAGCAAGCGCTGGCTCAGGTGTTCGAACGAGTGAAGCAGCATGACATCGCCGCGGTGGGGCACCGCGTGGTGCACGGCGGTGACAAGTTCTTCGACGCGGTGGTGATCGACGACGACGTGGTGGCGCAGATCGAGGCGTGCATCACGCTGGCGCCGCTGCACAACCCGCCGAACCTGGCGGGCATTCGCGCGGCACGGGCGGCGCTGCCGGGCGTGCCGCAGGTGGCGGTGTTCGATACCGCGTTTCATGCGCGCATGCCGCGGCGCGCCCGCACCTACGCCATCGATCCCGACGTGGCAGAAAGGCACGGGGTGCGGCGCTACGGGTTTCACGGCACGTCCCACGCGTACGTCGCGGAGCTCGCAGCCAAGCACCTGGCGCGCCCGCTGAACGAGCTGCGGCTGGTCACGCTGCACCTCGGCAACGGCGCCAGCGCCTGCGCGGTGGAGCTGGGGCATTCCACGGAGACGAGCATGGGCATGACGCCGCTGGAGGGGCTGGTGATGGGCACGCGCTCCGGGGACCTCGACCCGGGCGTGGTGCTGGCGCTCTTGCGCAGCGGCGAGCTTGACGTGGACGGCGTGGACCACCTGTTGAACCGCCAGAGCGGTCTCGCCGGGCTTTCGAAGGTGGGCAACGACCTGCGCGACATCGAGAAGCGTGCGGCGGAGGGCGACGATCACTGTCGCTTGGCCATCAGCGTGTTCGCGCATCGAGTGCGCAAGTACGTGGGCGCCTACGCCGCGGCGATGGGCGGGTTGGACGCCGTGGTGTTCACCGGAGGCATCGGCGAGAACAGCGTGAGCATGCGCCAGCGCATCCTGCAGCGACTGGAGTTTCTGGGCCTGCTCCTGGACGACGACGCGAATGCCGACGCCAAGGTGTCGGCGGAAGCGCCGGTGGCTCGCATCAGCAGTGACGTGAGCCGAGTGAAGACGCTGGTGGTGAAGACCAACGAGGAGCTCAGCATTGCGCAGCAGACGGCGAACATCGTGCGCAACAAGACCAAGGTCGAAAACCCCGGTCCCATTCCCATTGCCATCAGCGCGCGGCACATTCACCTGGACGCGGACACCTTCGGCAAGCTCTTCGGCGCCGACAGAGAGCCCACCAAGCTGCGGGACATCTCGCAGCCCGGGCAGTACGCCTGTGAAGAGAAGGTGAACCTCGTCGGGCCCCGCAATCGCATCGACGGCGTGCGGCTCCTCGGTCCTCTGCGCTCCAAGAATCAGGTCGAGATCTCGCGCACGGACGAGTTCTTGCTGGGCGTGGACGCGCCCATTCGCGACTCCGGCAAGGTCGCCGGCTCCGCGCCCATCATCGTGGAGGGCCCCGCGGGCACCGTGAACCTGGGCGAAGGCCTGATCTGCGCCAAGCGACACATCCACATGACGCCGGACGACGCCAATCACTTCGGCGTGCAAGACGGCGACGAGGTAGAGGTCGCCATCGATGGCGGCCCGCGGGATCTCGTCTTCGGCGACGTGCTCGTGCGGGTGAGCCCCAAGTACAAGCTCGAGATGCACATCGACACGGACGAGGCCAACGCCGCGGAGCTGAACAAAGGCGCCGAGGGCGCGCTCATCTACACCAACGTGGGCGGTGCCAGCGCGCAGCTCCGCCGCCGCCGCGCCCCCCGCGAAGAGTAA
- a CDS encoding B12-binding domain-containing radical SAM protein, producing MKLRIVVSYVPRYRRGHLRHMVPPVTGIHLAALTPASWEVEVVHEQVRPVVVDDDVDVVAISFFSGFADRAYELADAYRARGVRVVLGGPHASYWPAEALRHADAVVTGEAESVWLEMLRDAERGRLRKTYRGEARPLAGLPSPRHDLLEDRFAVRRVVQATRGCPFSCSFCSVPELNPGFRVRPVDEVLRDVEKPVGPGGRDGNPLQEKLVWFWDDNLLVRRAWAKDLLRGLRGRGRWWLTQASIDIVRDRELMRLMRDSGCIGIFLGIETFTTAALRQASKRQNKVAEYRDAVKRLHDEGICVMAGFIAGFDDQTPADVVHMADVIQALEFDVPFLSVLTPFRGTPLYEQMRADNRLLSGVGWNGYNGYNVAYSPKRMTAEALRAAHRTLWRRAFSPRFVAERLARGARQLRPGALLLAASMNGFYGLKRFCGNVPADARPARAAIEHPKSPRVARLAMAPT from the coding sequence ATGAAGCTCCGCATCGTCGTCAGTTACGTCCCTCGCTACCGCCGCGGGCACCTCAGACACATGGTGCCGCCGGTCACCGGCATCCACCTTGCAGCGTTGACGCCGGCGAGCTGGGAAGTGGAGGTGGTGCACGAGCAGGTGCGGCCCGTCGTGGTGGACGACGACGTCGATGTGGTCGCCATCTCGTTCTTCTCGGGCTTCGCCGATCGCGCCTACGAGCTGGCGGACGCCTACCGTGCGCGCGGCGTGCGTGTCGTGCTGGGCGGGCCCCACGCGAGCTACTGGCCCGCGGAAGCGCTGCGGCACGCCGACGCGGTCGTCACGGGGGAGGCCGAGTCCGTGTGGCTGGAGATGCTGCGCGATGCGGAGCGCGGACGGCTGCGGAAGACCTATCGCGGTGAGGCGCGCCCCCTCGCGGGGCTACCTTCACCGCGGCACGATCTGCTCGAAGATCGCTTCGCCGTGCGCCGCGTGGTGCAGGCCACCCGCGGCTGTCCCTTCAGCTGCAGCTTCTGCTCGGTGCCGGAGCTGAACCCCGGCTTTCGCGTGCGTCCCGTAGACGAGGTGCTCCGCGACGTCGAAAAGCCGGTGGGTCCGGGCGGGCGCGACGGCAACCCACTACAGGAGAAGCTCGTTTGGTTCTGGGACGACAATCTCCTGGTGCGTCGCGCCTGGGCCAAGGATCTGCTGCGCGGCCTCCGGGGCAGGGGACGCTGGTGGCTCACGCAAGCGTCCATCGACATCGTCCGGGACCGTGAGCTGATGCGCTTGATGCGGGACTCGGGATGCATCGGCATCTTCTTGGGCATCGAGACGTTCACGACCGCCGCGCTCCGCCAGGCCTCCAAACGGCAGAACAAGGTGGCGGAGTATCGCGACGCCGTGAAACGCCTGCACGACGAGGGCATCTGCGTGATGGCGGGATTCATCGCCGGCTTCGACGACCAGACGCCCGCGGACGTGGTGCACATGGCGGACGTGATCCAGGCGCTCGAGTTCGACGTGCCGTTCTTGAGCGTGCTCACGCCCTTTCGCGGCACCCCGCTGTACGAGCAAATGCGGGCAGACAACCGCCTCCTCTCCGGCGTGGGTTGGAACGGCTACAACGGCTACAACGTCGCGTACTCGCCGAAGCGCATGACGGCCGAAGCGTTGAGAGCGGCGCACCGAACGCTGTGGCGCCGCGCCTTCTCCCCGCGCTTCGTCGCAGAGCGGCTGGCTCGAGGCGCCCGCCAGCTCCGGCCGGGAGCGCTGCTCCTTGCCGCGAGCATGAACGGCTTCTACGGACTGAAGCGCTTCTGCGGAAACGTCCCCGCCGACGCCCGGCCGGCGCGGGCTGCCATCGAGCACCCAAAAAGCCCTCGCGTTGCTCGTCTGGCGATGGCTCCAACATGA
- the groL gene encoding chaperonin GroEL (60 kDa chaperone family; promotes refolding of misfolded polypeptides especially under stressful conditions; forms two stacked rings of heptamers to form a barrel-shaped 14mer; ends can be capped by GroES; misfolded proteins enter the barrel where they are refolded when GroES binds) — MAAKEIMYQEQARNLILAGVNALADAVKVTLGPKGRNVVLEKSFGSPTVTKDGVTVAKEIELENKFENMGAQMVREVASKTSDVAGDGTTTATVLAQAIFREGSKLVAAGHNPMEIKRGIDKAVETLTEELKKMAKSTKDASEIAQVGTVSANGDTTIGKLLSEAMEKVGKEGVITVEEAKSAETTLEVVEGMQFDRGYLSPYFVTDPERMEATLEDCYILLSEKKISNMKDLLPVLEAIARQQKPLLIIAEDVEGEALATLVVNKLRGTLSACAVKAPGFGDRRKEMLKDIATLTGGQVIAEELGLKLENVTITDLGQAKTVKIDKDNTTIVDGAGKKDKIKARQQEIRQQIENTTSDYDREKLQERLAKLVGGVAVIKVGAATETEMKEKKARVEDALHATRAAVEEGIVPGGGVALLRAQKSLDKLEVGDEQRFGVQIIRRSIEEPLRQIVANAGEEGSIVVQKVRDGKGNYGFNAATGEYTDLVSEGVIDPVKVVRSALQNASSVAGLMLTTEALVAEKPKEEKPAAGGHGHSHDF; from the coding sequence ATGGCTGCAAAAGAGATCATGTATCAGGAGCAGGCCCGCAACCTGATCCTGGCTGGCGTCAACGCCCTCGCCGACGCGGTGAAGGTCACCCTCGGCCCCAAGGGCCGCAATGTCGTGCTCGAGAAGAGCTTCGGCTCCCCCACGGTCACCAAGGACGGCGTCACCGTCGCCAAGGAGATCGAGCTCGAGAACAAGTTCGAGAACATGGGCGCCCAGATGGTGCGCGAGGTCGCTTCCAAGACCTCCGACGTGGCCGGCGACGGCACCACCACCGCGACGGTTCTCGCTCAGGCGATCTTCCGTGAGGGCTCCAAGCTCGTCGCGGCGGGCCACAACCCGATGGAGATCAAGCGCGGCATCGACAAGGCCGTCGAGACCCTGACGGAAGAGCTCAAGAAGATGGCGAAGTCGACCAAGGACGCGAGCGAGATCGCGCAGGTCGGCACCGTCAGCGCCAACGGCGACACCACCATCGGCAAGCTGCTCAGCGAGGCCATGGAAAAGGTGGGCAAGGAAGGCGTGATCACGGTGGAAGAGGCCAAGAGCGCCGAGACCACCCTCGAGGTCGTGGAAGGCATGCAGTTCGACCGCGGCTACCTGTCTCCCTACTTCGTGACCGATCCGGAGCGCATGGAGGCCACTCTCGAGGATTGCTACATCCTCCTGAGCGAGAAGAAGATCAGCAACATGAAGGACCTGCTGCCGGTCCTCGAGGCGATTGCTCGTCAGCAGAAGCCGTTGCTCATCATCGCCGAGGACGTGGAGGGCGAGGCCCTGGCCACCCTGGTGGTCAACAAGCTGCGTGGCACCCTGAGCGCCTGCGCCGTCAAGGCCCCGGGCTTTGGTGACCGCCGCAAGGAGATGCTGAAGGACATCGCGACCCTGACCGGCGGTCAGGTCATCGCGGAGGAGCTCGGCCTCAAGCTCGAGAACGTCACGATCACCGATCTGGGCCAGGCCAAGACCGTGAAGATCGACAAGGACAACACCACGATCGTCGACGGCGCCGGCAAGAAGGACAAGATCAAGGCCCGCCAGCAGGAGATCCGTCAGCAGATCGAGAACACCACCAGCGACTACGACCGCGAGAAGCTCCAGGAGCGCCTGGCCAAGCTCGTGGGCGGCGTTGCCGTCATCAAGGTCGGTGCTGCCACCGAGACCGAGATGAAGGAGAAGAAGGCGCGCGTGGAAGACGCCCTGCATGCCACCCGTGCTGCGGTGGAAGAGGGCATCGTCCCCGGCGGCGGCGTGGCTCTGCTCCGCGCCCAGAAGTCCCTCGACAAGCTCGAGGTGGGTGACGAGCAGCGCTTCGGCGTGCAGATCATCCGTCGCTCCATCGAGGAGCCCCTGCGTCAGATCGTTGCCAACGCCGGTGAGGAAGGCTCGATCGTGGTGCAGAAGGTCCGCGATGGTAAGGGCAACTACGGCTTCAACGCCGCGACCGGTGAGTACACCGACCTCGTCTCCGAGGGCGTGATCGATCCGGTCAAGGTGGTGCGCTCGGCGCTGCAGAACGCTTCCAGCGTTGCGGGCCTCATGCTCACCACCGAGGCGCTCGTTGCCGAGAAGCCCAAGGAAGAGAAGCCCGCTGCTGGTGGCCACGGCCACTCGCACGACTTCTGA
- a CDS encoding class I SAM-dependent methyltransferase, translating into MTEAESFRERCRLLLRLELEGDARVAQALLRDNDALCQNILEDPDRRRRILSFTDPKDAIGDGYDHLDDLIAGLLRLCEPGPEQRAQHPERVFYQPTPARHALELIRRGELRETDVVVDLGAGLGHVVLLVALLTSATAVGIEIEPAFVDSARRSARALQLERAHFRLGDARAADFSRGTLFYLYTPFRGATLQAVLARLRGEARRRPIRLASFGPCTPALAAEPWLTADSAPVEDRITFFHAS; encoded by the coding sequence GTGACGGAGGCGGAGTCGTTTCGCGAGCGTTGTCGACTGCTGCTGCGGCTCGAGCTCGAAGGCGATGCGCGCGTCGCGCAGGCGCTGCTGCGAGACAACGACGCGCTGTGCCAGAACATCCTCGAGGATCCGGATCGCCGCCGTCGCATACTCTCCTTCACCGACCCGAAGGACGCCATCGGGGACGGCTACGATCACCTCGACGATCTGATCGCGGGCCTGTTGCGGCTGTGCGAGCCGGGTCCCGAGCAGCGCGCCCAGCACCCGGAGCGGGTGTTCTACCAGCCGACTCCCGCGCGGCACGCGCTCGAGCTGATTCGCCGCGGCGAGCTGCGGGAGACGGACGTCGTGGTCGATCTCGGTGCGGGCCTCGGACACGTGGTGCTCCTTGTCGCGCTGCTCACTTCCGCAACGGCGGTGGGCATCGAGATCGAGCCCGCCTTCGTGGACTCCGCTCGACGCTCCGCGCGCGCCTTGCAGCTCGAGCGCGCTCACTTCCGCCTTGGCGACGCTCGCGCTGCCGACTTCTCCCGGGGCACGCTGTTCTACCTCTACACGCCGTTCCGGGGCGCCACGCTGCAAGCGGTGCTCGCGCGCCTGCGAGGCGAAGCCCGCCGCCGCCCCATTCGCCTGGCCAGCTTCGGTCCCTGCACGCCTGCCCTTGCGGCCGAGCCTTGGCTCACGGCGGACTCGGCTCCAGTCGAGGATCGCATCACGTTCTTCCACGCTTCCTGA